A section of the Bryobacteraceae bacterium genome encodes:
- a CDS encoding resolvase — MKPSARTRVALYARVSTSDQGQTADNQLLPLREFAARQGWQVVDEFVDESSGARSDRPALRAMLEAASQRRFDLLLFWSLDRLSRQGALKTLELLDQLSRYGVAWRSYTEPYLDSAGPFGEALIALLASLARQERLRIQERVRAGLERARREGKRLGRPRRVFDRFAVIELRRRGASWREVARRLGISTGTARRVWAEWQARRAENLLAVESGS; from the coding sequence ATGAAACCTTCCGCAAGAACGCGCGTTGCGCTCTACGCCCGGGTGTCGACCTCGGACCAGGGCCAGACGGCCGACAACCAGTTGCTTCCGCTGCGGGAGTTCGCGGCGCGGCAGGGCTGGCAGGTTGTCGACGAGTTCGTCGACGAGTCCAGCGGCGCGCGCTCGGACCGGCCGGCGCTGCGCGCCATGCTCGAGGCGGCCTCGCAGCGCCGGTTTGATCTGCTGCTGTTCTGGTCGCTCGACCGGCTGTCGCGGCAGGGGGCGCTCAAGACGCTCGAGCTGCTGGATCAGCTCTCCCGTTACGGCGTCGCCTGGCGCAGCTACACGGAGCCGTATCTGGACTCGGCCGGGCCGTTTGGCGAGGCGCTGATTGCGCTGCTGGCGTCGCTGGCGCGGCAGGAGCGGCTGCGGATCCAGGAGCGGGTGCGGGCGGGGCTGGAGCGGGCCCGGCGCGAGGGCAAGCGGCTGGGCCGGCCGCGGCGGGTTTTCGACCGATTTGCGGTGATCGAGTTGCGCCGGCGCGGGGCGAGCTGGCGCGAGGTGGCCCGCCGGCTGGGCATCAGCACGGGCACGGCGCGGCGGGTGTGGGCGGAGTGGCAGGCGCGGCGTGCCGAAAACCTGCTGGCCGTCGAAAGCGGGAGCTGA
- a CDS encoding membrane protein: MTLLYDLLYQISAAFLIPAVLGVVLVFAYACLLSGEFLSDWLDHRANQRSLRRYVEGSLDRRNFPQDGWRGPWRQFQQELRYWETEPRRVEKFLADLEHDLLDKIERLAITARLAPILGLIGTLIPLQPALAGLARGDMQSMGLNLQIGFTTTVLGLLAGGAGFLIAVFRRSWARRTLNDMHFLLDCWKEAELNELAGISETLEGQCDEPDGAAQRVEFS; encoded by the coding sequence ATGACGCTTCTTTATGATCTGCTTTACCAAATCTCCGCCGCCTTTTTGATTCCCGCCGTTTTGGGCGTCGTGCTCGTGTTCGCATACGCCTGTCTATTGTCAGGAGAATTTTTGAGCGACTGGCTGGACCACCGTGCGAACCAGCGAAGTCTGAGGCGCTACGTCGAAGGCTCGCTGGATCGCCGGAACTTTCCGCAAGATGGCTGGCGCGGACCCTGGAGACAGTTTCAGCAAGAACTCCGCTACTGGGAAACAGAGCCGCGGCGCGTCGAGAAATTTCTCGCAGATCTGGAGCATGATTTGCTCGACAAAATCGAGCGTCTGGCAATCACCGCGCGGTTAGCTCCGATTCTGGGTCTTATCGGGACACTGATTCCGTTGCAGCCTGCGCTCGCCGGCCTGGCGCGCGGCGACATGCAATCGATGGGGTTAAATCTGCAAATCGGGTTCACCACGACCGTCCTTGGTCTCCTCGCGGGCGGAGCGGGTTTCCTGATAGCGGTATTCCGCCGAAGCTGGGCGCGGAGGACCCTGAACGACATGCACTTCCTGTTGGACTGCTGGAAGGAGGCGGAACTGAATGAGCTGGCAGGAATCTCAGAAACGCTGGAGGGTCAGTGCGATGAGCCGGATGGGGCGGCGCAGAGGGTGGAGTTTTCCTGA
- a CDS encoding DNA methylase has protein sequence MADRRLIEEWLPIAEIGIESLRERTPMTPFPAPNRLHVWFARRPLVASRAAILGSLLPADADRQKFLWTLGIHGDPVKSRVRIAKATAEGERLGKDAYGYSRAFTYTPGAEDLRAAEGATILDPTAGGGSIPFEAVRLECTAISNDLNPVASLILKATVEIPAVLGPRVLKRFTELSQSFRKRVCDQLADLYPDEPEDFICDGYLWARTVTCPYCEGLVPLSPNWRLDGEGAGVRLVPEGRRIRFEIVHKASEHSPGTVKDGVGKCPFPDCGREIDGDDIKRQAQAGRMGHQLYCVVYKKEVVVGKLKNGKPKTKLVRGFRAPRPEDDVDALVEQRLAEKMPLWQARNIVPDEEIPEGLKTMEPMRFGAQKWVDVFNPRQLYGHCTSVEVFQDMVEELKAKNGGQLSELDRAAMVYIALALDKVAYYNAIGCHWDPSTGRVRSYFDRHDFSFKWSYAEMAPTITGLGYDWALEQTGKALGELIELLGHAPETSTNGNLFARPPRRQPEVKILCESADALSLPDASVDCIVMDPPYYDNVMYAELADFFYVWLKRTAGLLYPELFTAHLTDKDREAVANPAKFQGQKGAKRLAHLDYQQRMARIFAEMRRVLKPGGIMTVMFTHKAKDAWDALATGLIEAGFVITASWPVHTEAEGSLHIREKSAAKSTIFLVCRLREDTPARGEQVFWEEVEPKVRNVVREKVRAFQEAGLAGIDLYLACFGPALEIFSRHWPLTRGTARQQPKGYQNDLYGPWDPYRVTPEDALEAARREVKQWRMEQLATVRRQHHLDALTEWYVLAWDAFRAPKFPADEALKLARVVGLDFDQEVKNVACAVSGEDVTLWDSHTRVTKSKLTTGPGAPMLDRLHEAAYTVRFQNTEAARNRLESLRLLDDPTLMTALEALLNVLPPVAPRGKKKPDPTLEGAASDFEALEKLRRLAFAEKVPEPKRPEQIELELDEADAAVD, from the coding sequence ATGGCTGACCGCCGGTTGATTGAGGAGTGGCTGCCGATTGCGGAGATCGGCATAGAGAGTCTGCGCGAGCGGACACCCATGACTCCGTTCCCAGCGCCGAACCGGCTCCACGTCTGGTTTGCGCGGCGTCCGCTGGTGGCCAGCCGGGCGGCGATTTTGGGCAGCCTCTTGCCCGCCGATGCCGACCGCCAGAAGTTTCTCTGGACGCTGGGGATTCACGGGGATCCGGTAAAATCCAGGGTCCGAATCGCAAAGGCCACGGCTGAAGGCGAGCGCTTGGGCAAGGACGCCTACGGCTATTCGCGTGCGTTCACATACACGCCGGGAGCAGAGGATCTGCGCGCAGCCGAAGGAGCCACCATTCTCGATCCGACCGCTGGAGGCGGCAGCATCCCTTTTGAAGCAGTCCGGCTCGAGTGCACCGCGATCTCGAATGACCTCAACCCCGTCGCCAGCCTGATCCTGAAGGCTACGGTGGAGATCCCGGCGGTCCTCGGACCTCGCGTCTTGAAGCGATTCACAGAGCTTTCCCAGAGTTTCCGCAAGCGGGTATGTGACCAACTCGCCGATCTCTATCCCGATGAGCCGGAGGACTTCATCTGCGACGGCTACCTCTGGGCCCGCACGGTCACCTGCCCTTACTGCGAGGGGCTCGTTCCGCTGTCGCCCAACTGGCGGCTGGATGGCGAGGGCGCGGGCGTGCGGCTGGTCCCCGAAGGCCGGCGCATCCGCTTCGAGATCGTCCACAAGGCGAGCGAACATTCCCCCGGCACGGTCAAGGACGGCGTGGGCAAGTGTCCCTTTCCCGATTGCGGGCGCGAGATCGACGGAGACGACATCAAGCGCCAGGCGCAAGCCGGACGCATGGGCCACCAGCTTTACTGCGTGGTCTACAAGAAGGAAGTCGTCGTCGGAAAGCTCAAGAACGGCAAGCCGAAGACCAAGCTCGTGCGCGGCTTCCGCGCCCCGCGGCCGGAAGACGACGTCGACGCGCTGGTCGAGCAGCGGCTCGCCGAGAAGATGCCGCTGTGGCAGGCGCGCAACATCGTGCCGGATGAGGAGATCCCCGAGGGCCTGAAGACGATGGAGCCGATGCGATTCGGTGCGCAGAAGTGGGTCGACGTCTTCAACCCCCGCCAGCTTTACGGCCACTGCACCTCGGTCGAAGTCTTCCAGGACATGGTCGAGGAGCTCAAAGCAAAAAACGGCGGTCAACTCTCCGAACTCGACCGCGCCGCTATGGTCTACATCGCCCTGGCCCTGGACAAGGTCGCCTATTACAACGCCATCGGTTGCCACTGGGACCCAAGCACGGGTCGTGTGCGCAGCTACTTCGACCGCCACGACTTCAGCTTCAAATGGTCCTATGCCGAAATGGCCCCCACCATCACCGGGCTCGGCTACGATTGGGCGCTCGAACAGACCGGCAAAGCCCTCGGCGAGTTGATCGAACTCCTCGGCCACGCCCCGGAAACCTCAACGAACGGCAACCTCTTCGCCCGCCCGCCGCGCCGCCAGCCGGAGGTGAAGATCCTGTGCGAGTCCGCCGACGCGCTGTCGCTCCCCGACGCTTCGGTGGACTGCATCGTCATGGACCCGCCGTATTACGACAATGTGATGTATGCCGAGCTCGCGGACTTCTTCTACGTCTGGCTCAAGCGCACGGCCGGGCTGCTGTATCCGGAGCTGTTCACCGCACACCTTACCGACAAAGACCGCGAAGCCGTCGCTAACCCGGCCAAGTTCCAGGGCCAGAAGGGCGCCAAGCGCCTGGCCCACCTCGATTACCAGCAGCGCATGGCGCGGATCTTCGCCGAGATGCGGCGCGTGCTCAAGCCCGGCGGCATCATGACCGTGATGTTCACGCACAAGGCCAAGGACGCCTGGGACGCGCTCGCCACGGGCTTGATCGAAGCGGGCTTCGTCATCACCGCCAGCTGGCCCGTGCACACCGAGGCCGAGGGCAGCCTCCACATCCGCGAGAAGTCGGCGGCGAAGTCCACCATCTTCCTGGTCTGCCGGCTGCGCGAGGACACGCCGGCGCGCGGCGAGCAAGTCTTCTGGGAGGAGGTCGAGCCGAAGGTGCGCAACGTGGTGCGGGAGAAGGTGCGCGCGTTTCAGGAAGCGGGACTGGCGGGCATCGACCTGTACCTGGCCTGTTTCGGCCCGGCGCTCGAGATCTTCTCGCGCCACTGGCCGCTGACGCGCGGCACGGCGCGCCAACAGCCGAAGGGATACCAGAACGATCTCTACGGCCCCTGGGACCCGTACCGCGTGACGCCGGAAGACGCCCTTGAAGCCGCGCGGCGCGAGGTGAAGCAGTGGCGCATGGAGCAGTTGGCCACGGTCCGGCGGCAGCATCATCTGGACGCGCTCACCGAATGGTACGTGCTGGCCTGGGACGCCTTCCGCGCGCCCAAGTTCCCGGCCGACGAAGCGCTGAAACTGGCGCGCGTGGTGGGGCTGGACTTCGACCAGGAGGTCAAAAACGTAGCCTGCGCCGTTTCGGGCGAGGACGTCACGCTGTGGGACAGCCACACACGGGTGACCAAAAGCAAACTCACCACTGGGCCGGGGGCGCCGATGCTCGACCGGCTGCATGAGGCGGCCTACACGGTGCGATTCCAGAACACCGAGGCGGCGCGGAACCGGCTGGAGTCGCTGCGGTTGCTCGATGACCCGACCTTGATGACCGCGCTCGAAGCGCTGCTGAACGTGCTGCCCCCTGTTGCCCCGCGCGGCAAGAAGAAGCCCGATCCGACGCTCGAAGGCGCGGCCAGCGATTTTGAGGCGCTCGAGAAGTTGCGCCGACTGGCCTTTGCCGAAAAAGTGCCCGAGCCGAAGCGGCCGGAGCAGATCGAACTGGAGCTCGACGAGGCCGATGCCGCTGTTGACTGA